A single region of the Lotus japonicus ecotype B-129 chromosome 4, LjGifu_v1.2 genome encodes:
- the LOC130713992 gene encoding uncharacterized protein LOC130713992 has translation MLSSTHISNPTNSNSNAQNAKLEVYRAARMRRTANLKSKRTPNTTGSQIDKTNTARPNESESVVNHSGNPNYNKRKRGHLQDSTHTQTSIDSETIIITKKKPKNKVETDDNPNEGTSQQSVLNLAKQARCRRKTTLKTRRTSKKATVSG, from the exons ATGCTTTCATCCACTCATATCAGTAACCCCaccaattcaaattcaaatgcaCAAAATGCAAAACTTGAAGTCTATAGGGCTGCAAGAATGAGGAGGACAGCAAATTTAAAGTCCAAACGCACACCAAATACCACAG GATCTCAAATTGATAAAACTAACACTGCCAGACCAAATGAATCTGAATCTGTAGTCAATCATTCAGGCAATCCAAACTATAATAAAAGAAAACGAG GTCATCTACAAGACAGCACACATACACAAACAAGCATTGACTCAGAAACAATTATCATCACTAAGAAGAAACCAAAAAACAAAG TTGAAACCGATGACAATCCAAATGAAGGAACCTCACAACAGTCTGTTCTAAACTTAGCTAAACAAGCAAGATGTCGAAGGAAGACGACATTGAAAACAAGGAGAACTTCAAAGAAAGCAACAGTTTCAGGTTAG